In Wolbachia endosymbiont (group A) of Pogonocherus hispidulus, the genomic stretch CTATGCACAAAAATCCAATTTATCTCAGCACTTTCACTGGCAAGCCACCTGATGAACCATCGATTCTTGGTGAAGCACTCAATGAAATTTTTGTGCCCATTCTTATCAATCAATTTCCAGAGATAGTGGACTTTTATCTGCCGCCAGAAGGTTGCTCATATAGAATAGCGGTAGTGTCGATAAAAAAATCCTATCCAGGGCAGGCAAAAAGAATTGTTATGGGCATACTTTCTTTTCTCAAGCAGTTTTTATACACGAAGTTTATTATCGTTGTTGATGATGATATAAATGTACGTGATTGGAAGGAAGTGATGTGGGCAATATCAACGAGAATGGACCCTGTGCGTGATACAATCATGATAGAAAATGCACCTATTGATTATTTAGACTTTGCTTCCCCTGAAAGTGGCCTTGGAGGTAAAATGGGATTTGATGCGACAAATAAAATCCCGCCTGAAACCAAACGAGAGTGGGGAAAGAAAATTAAAATGAGTGAGGAAATAGTAAGAAAAGTTACGGAAAAGTGGGAAGAATATATGGACTAGACTTCTTGCATAAAAGCAGAAAAAAGTTTGGCGTTTTTTGTAATACCGCGATTAGCATTAACTGATAATTGTGATTTAAGTCCGTCACAGTGCCCTTTTTTTGTCATTCTATAGCTATACCGCCGCGGCGCTAACGGGTAGCGGAATGACGAATTACTATACCGCCACGAACCGTCATCCCGCCGCGAACCGTCATCCCGCCGCGGTATCTCAAAGCATAGATCCCGCTAACAAGCAGCGGGATGACGAGGTTATCGTCATGCCACCGCGAACCGTCATACTGCCGCAGACCGTCATACCGCCGCGGTATCTCAAAGCATAGATCCCGCTAACAAGCAGCGGGATGACGAGGTTATCGTCATGCCACCGCGAACCGTCATACTGCCGCAGACCGTCATACCGCCGCGGTATCTCAAAGCATAGATCCCGCTAACAAGCAGCGGGATGACGGTTGTCGTTTAGCCATAAATGTTTAAGAAATTTACCAAATAAAAAAAAAGGCAAAAGAAACCCTGGTCATTGTCTATTTTCAGTATTGGCGTTTTTTAAGTCTTAAACACTGCAATTTAGCTGCTTTTAAATGCAACTCACCTTAGTTTAAATGTTTAAGAAATTTACTAAGCAGAAAAAAAGGCAAAAAAAACCCCGTGGTAATTAGTGTTCACTCCCTAATCCTGCAAATTGGCGTACTATACTGTCTTAAACGACTTATAAGCGCGTTTCAGCTTATATAGGTAAAAACCCAGAAATGTTGTGAAGACATAAGGTGCACATAGTGCAAAAAATTAAAAATAAGACGCCAACTACGTTGTTTTCTTGCTGTTTAATCTGCACAGATGAAGATAACTGAATACCTTCAGTCTCATGATAAGGGGACTGGCGGAGTTTGTCAAGTAGGTTTTTTCGTTTCTATTTCCAATAAAAGTTTGTTATATGGTTATGCAAGAAGTCTATTGACAGGTGATTAAATTATGATGTAGCCTATCGCCGTATATCCGGGGGTGGGTTGTTGTGAGGCTTTTTCACTTTTTATTCTTGTTAATGTGTTTTTCTCTGTATTACTATGCGGGTTTTATATTTTCGCCCTGCCCAAAAGCTACGGTTTGCTTTTCACCTGGAGAAGATTGTGCTGTACCGATAATCAGCGTAATAGATCAGTCTAAAAAATCTATCTTAGTTCAAGAATATACATTTACTCTTGGAACAGTTGCAAAATCTTTGATTAATGCTAAAGAACGCGGTGTTGATGTTAAAGTCATCTTAGATAAATCACAACTCTACTCAAAATATAGTGTTATAAGTGAATTATTTTCAGGTGGAGTACCAATTTGGATCGATGATAAGCCAAAAATTGCTCATAATAAGATAATGATTGTTGATAATCAAAAAGTTATCACAGGGTCATTTAACCTGAGTAAGACAGCTGAAAAAGGAAATGCTGAAAATTTATTAATTATTACAGATTATCCTGAATTGATTCAGCAGTATGTGAAAAACTGGGAGACACGAATGTCACAATCTTATAAATACGCTCCCAACTAATCGAGAGCGCTTGCTCAAAATCGGTTTTAAAAACAGCAAGGGAGAGCTTTTTTGATTGATTGGCATAATGATTATGATATAATGAGCTAAAAGTTTAAGGAATAAAGTAATGGATTATATAAATGATGCTGCCGGTAGCTACACTGCCATTCATGATTTTTTTCAAAACAACGGTGTTGGAGATTACAAAGTTCAATGCAGTTATGGTGGGGTACCGTATGCTACTGATGAGTACATGCATTCTGGCGATAAATTTTGGAGTAATAATTTCATAGACTCACATTTTGGCAGGGAAATAAAAATGTATCCTCAAAGTGAACTTTTAGCTAAAGAATATGCTGGAAATACGTTGCCAGTTTCAATATCACTAGATAAGGATTTAATAAAAATGAAGGAATGTCAGAAAAAAACGAAATTTGTGGAACTAGAAAGGGAGTCAGGTGATTTAGTGTATGATAAGCAAAAGCATGTAAAGTGTTACACAACAAAGCTATCATATGATGATGTACATATTTACAATAACGATAAAGTTTCAACATTTAGCATAAAATACGACGTGCCAAATGATCCGAAATACAGTTTAAATATAACATTTACAAAGGTTAATGATAATAAACCAGGATTTTGGCAGAAATTTAAAAATATGTTTTAACGTGACCATTCACTAGACTTCTTTCAAAATTGTTAGAGGGAGTGTAAGATCAAGTATTTGAAAGCATGAAATATAAGGAAATAGAAAAGTTAAAAGGAGAAAAGTTTCGACGTTTAACAGGGGTAAAAAAAGCAACATTTGAGCGAATGGTAGAAAACATGATTTTCGGATGTTTAGAGAATCAAAGATAGCAGTATTGTCGCAAACTAAAATCTTAGCTGATGCCGGCTACAGGGGAATGCAGAAGATACACAAAAATGTTGTATTACCGCACAGGAAAACGAAAAAGAATCCGTTAAGCAAAGAACAAAAAAAAGAGAACAGAACACTTATGATCCAAAGGGCAATAGTTGAAAACGTAATTGAAAAGGTTTAAAATAATTTCCGATAGACATAGAAACCGACGAAAACGTTTTGGTTTAAGATTTAATTTGATTGCTGCTATCCACAATTTTGAGCTCCTTACATGAATTTTTAAAGAAGTCTATTAATGCCTATTTTGCCTAAATTGAAGCGTCTTTTCCAATTTTTTCTAGCATCAACTCAGCAGCTTTTTGTTCAGCAATCTTTTTACTAGAAGCGCATGCAGAAACTTTACCATAATCTTCTATGCAAACTGATATAGTAAATTCAGGATTGTGCGCTGGTCCAGTTTGTTTTACAAGCTCATACTCTGGTAAAGGCAATTTGTTTTTCTGAGTCCACTCTTGCAGTGAGGTTTTAGGATCTTGAGGGGGGTCAAGCATGCCTTTAGCTAGCTTTTCCCAATATTGGGTAATAAATTTTTCAACATTTTCAAGTCCGCCATCAATATAAATTGCACCTATTAGTGCTTCAAGCGAGTTTTCTAAATTTTTTAGATTACATCTCCCTCCGTTGCAGCGTTCACTATTATTCATGATGATAAAGCTGCCTAATTTTATTTCTTTAGCAACATTAGCAATGGTGTTGCCACAAACTAAATCCGTCTTTCTTTTTGCCAATGCTCCTTCTTTTTCCTCAGGAAATAGTTTAAACAGTATGGCAGATACGACCATATTCAAAACACTATCGCCTAAAAACTCTAGTCTTTCGTAGCTTACAATCTGGTTTTTGCTATTCCTTTTATTTACGCTTGGGTGAGTTAGTGCCTCCTCTAATATTGCATAATTTGTAAATTTATAATCAATGATCTTAGATATTGTATCATTCAAACTCTTCATACCCATTATTTAAAAGAAAAGCACTTTCTACCACCTTTATACCAGAGAATTAGTTTTATTTTATTAAAATAATACCACCAACTTCCAAAATTAATGTATACAACCCACCACCTCACTAATGTTACTAAATCCATCTCTTCTTATTAGTTCTGCAAGTTCTAGATTAATTTTGTTTACAACTTGAGGTCCGTGGTATATGAGAGCAGTGTACAACTGCACCAAAGAGGCTCCTGCCTTTATTTTTTTATATGCATCAGCACCACTTGAGATTCCTCCGCACCCTATCAATAATATTTTGCCCTTAGTAAATTTGTACATATCGCCCAATAACTCGGTTGAAAGTTTGAACAGTGGTTTGCCACTCAATCCGCCACTTTCGTTGTGGTGGGAATGTAAGTTATCTCGACTGACCGTAGTGTTGCTTACTGTTAATCCGTCAATCTTATATTCCAACGCAAGCTCAGCGATATTTTCTTTCGTTTGCTGATCTATATCTGGTGAGATTTTTAATATTATTGCGGAATTATCAATTGATTTCCGGGTTAGAGTTATGGATTTCAACAATTCCGATAATTCTTGCTTATTGTGCAGATTGCGTAAATTAGGCGTGTTTGGGGATGAGATGTTCAGCACTATATAATTGCTTTTTCCATATACCATCTTTATTAAATCAACATAATCACTAATTTGGTCTTTCGATGCACTATTTTTTCCTATATTTATGCCAAAAATGCAGTCATCAAGCTTGGTTTCATCTATTTGTTTAAGAAAATAGTCTATTCCTTTATTGTTAAATCCCAATCTGTTAATTACCCCTTGATCTTTAATTAACCGAAAAATTCTTGGTTTTTTGTTTCCATATTGTGGATTACGAGTTACAGTACCAGTTTCAATAAACCCAAAACCAAATGAAAGCATAGGCCTTATAACTTCTGCATTTTTGTCAAAACCTGCAGCCAGGCCCACGGGGCTTCTGAGCTTATTACCAAAAAAATTCACACTCAAAGATTCTGGCAGCTCTATAGGATTCTTATAAGGTATTTTCTTTAATGCCATGATTGCCAAAGAGTGAGCAACTTCAGGCGGCAGTAAAAACAATAAATTACGTAATATCATTTTGTAAAACACTTTGCTTATTTTTAGTTTATTTTTTACCATGCAACACTATAAGAGTATAACCATAACTTGAAAAGAAATTGATTTTACTTATGAATAACGGATAAGCTTTCTCTATAGGCTACACACTTAAAGCTACTGTTGAATTGAGCAACTTTTACAAGATATAGAAAATGAAAGAGGCCGGGACCGGAATTGAACCGGTATAAAAGGATTTGCAGTCCTCCGCATAAGCCATTCTGCCACCCAGCCGTTTTTTATGTGTAGATATCCATTATATCTTTTAGCATAGATAAAGCTTCCTCCCTTTTGCGTTGAAAAGTGTTACGTCCAATGATTGAACCATTACCACCACCCTGCTTAATTTCTTTCGCTTCATTGCATATGTCATTCACTGATTTCGATTCGCCACCAGAAAAAACTACTATTCTTTTCCCTGCAAAACAAGATCTTTTAACATATTCAATTCTTTTAGATAATGATTCAATATTTTCTGTTTCTATTTTCTCCCTTTCCAAATATTTAGTTGGAAGTTTTACTTTGATTATATTAGCGCCAAGTAAAGCTGCTATGTGCGCAGCATAGGCAATAACATCAACTGCTGTTTCACCTTCTTTGGAAATTCCTTCACCACGTGGATAAGACCATAGCACTACTGCAAGCCCATAAGATTTGGCTTCAGCTACGATTTCACGGGCTTCTTCCATCATATCAAAACACTTAGCAGAACCAGGATATATAGTAAATCCAACAGCCAAGCAGCCCAAACGCAGTGCATCTTTCACAGAAGAGGTTATTGCTTGATCAGAAGTCAGATTTTTTGAATGTAAGGAGTTGGAACTATTAAGTTTCAAAATAAGTGGGAGCATTCCAGCATAAGTTGAAGCACCAGCTTCAATCATACCAAGTGGAGCAGCATATGCACTTACTCCCGAATCAACTGCAAGCTGAAAATGATAATGTGGGTCATAAGCATCAGGGTTAACTTCAAAGCTTTTTATTGGCCCGTGCTCAAATCCTTGATCTACTGGCAGAATCACTAACTTGCCAGTACCGCCAAGCTTTCCATGCATGAGAATACGAGTAAGATTTGCTTTTACCCCGGGGTTTTCACTTTCGTAGTAGCTTAGGACTTGTTTTACTTTATCACTTATCACTATAATTCAAATTAAATTTAAGTTATAAATTGTAACAAAGATGAAGTTCAATACAAGGATTTTAAACTATATCAAAAGCAATTTTATTTTCTACTTTATTCATATAGATTCTTAATTTCTTTCCTTTTGTTAATTTACGATTCAGTATTTCTTCCGCTAAGTAACTTTTTATCTCTTTTTCAATAAGTCTCTCTATCGGACGTGCTCCCATTTCCTTACTATAACCCATTTGTACAAGATAAGATTTCACTTCATCCTCTACTAAGCAGTTTATGCCTTTTTGCGTCAGTTGCTTTTTCAGTTCTAGGACAAATTTATCCACAATATGCAAAATCACATCCGTACTTAAGTCAGAAAAAGAAATAATCGCATCAAGACGATTACGAAATTCAGGGCTAAAAACCTGTTCTATTGCTTTTTCGCTATCACCAATGTTAAAATTTTTATGCCCAAAGCCAACAAAACTTTTGCTGCGTTCAACTGCTCCTGCATTAGTTGTCATAATTAAAATTATATTGGAAAAGTTAACTTTACGTCCGTAAGTGTCTGTAACACAACCATAATCCATAATTTGTAGCAATATATTATAGATATCGCTATGGGCCTTTTCAATTTCATCAAGCAGCACAACACTATATTGATTGTTAGATACAGATTCTGTGAGTAACCCACCCTGATCATAACCTACATATCCAGGAGGAGAACCAATCATCCTTGATATCGTATGAGATTCAATATATTCGGACATATCAAAGCGTATAAGATTCATGCCCATGCTTTCTGCTAATTGTTTTGCTAGCTCGGTTTTACCAACACCGGTTGGCCCTGCAAAAAGATAATTTGCTAAAGGCTTATTGTAATTTCTCAACCCAGATTTAGCAATTTTAATAGAATTAACAAGAGATTCTATTGCCTGCTCTTGGCCAAAAATCACCTTCTCTAGATTAGTTTTTAAAGACTTTACTTTCTGCAAATCATCAGATTCAGATCCGCAAGGCACATTTGTAATTCTAGTAATGGTATTCTTAATATCTCTACTATTTACAATTTTACCCCTGTTTCTTAGCAATTTACAATATGCCCCTGCCTCATCAATAACATCAACCGCTTTATCAGGTAATATTCGCCCAGTAATATACTTATGCGAAAGTTCAGCCGCAGACCTAATGGCATTCTTTGTATAATATACTCCATGATACCCTTCATAGTAGTGCTTTATACCATCTAGTATCTTTATCGTTTCATTAACAGAAGATTCTTTAACATTAATTTTTTGAAACCTTCTCGCTAGTGCTTTATCTTTTTCAAAACTAGTGCTGTATTCTCTATATGTAGTTGCACCTATACAACGCAGTGTACCTCTTGCAAGCGCAGGTTTGAGTAGGTTACCTGCATCAAGAAAGCTACCACTTGTAGAACCTGCTCCAATGATAGTGTGTATTTCGTCAATAAAAAGGATAGCACCTGGTTTTGCCTCAATCGCTTTTATTATAGATTTTATTCTCTCTTCAAAATCACCTCTGTAGCGTGTCCCTGCAAGGAGTGATCCTAAATCCAAAGCATAAATTATACTGGACCTAAGCGCACTCGGAACACTGCCTTCAATGATCTTGAGTACCAAACCCTCAACTATTGTTGTTTTGCCAACACCTGGGTCTCCAACATATAAAGGGTTGTTTTTTCTACGCCTCAATAATATTTCTATAGTGCGATTTAATTCATAATCACGACCAATAACATAATCTATTTTTTTGCTTCTTGCATAGTCATTTAAATTTTTACAATAACTTTGTAGAATTTCCTCATCTTTTAGTAGCTCACCTTTATTTACTGTAGTAGGAGCGTCATTATTTTTATCAAGTTTTACTTTATGATTGGTGGTGTATTCATCTATATCGTTAGAGTATTTCATATTAGATATATGGTAAATCAAATTGGAATCTTTCGCATTTTGTTTCTGCAATAGATCTTCAACGTATAAGTCTTGCCCAGACAAAATTTCTACTAGAACATTTGCTCCATTTATTTCTTTTTTTCCCAAGCTATGAGCCCGTATTATTGCTCTGTGTATTATGCATTGAAACATTGAGCTAGGTTTAACTCCACTGATAATCAATTCAGAACTGCTTTGTAAAAACCCTTTTATATTATTATTATAATCATTAGCCTTAATATTGCATCTTGATAGAATGTTATCCATATTTATGATTTCATCGGCTCTGATATTACATCTTGATAAAACGTAATTTACGTCCACGTCTTTAGTTAACGCCAGCAATAAATGTTCTACTTTCGCATATTTAAGATTAAAATTAGAAGCAATGAGTAGCGCTCTATTCAAACTTGCCTCCAAGTTTTTGGAAATCATCTTCTATTCTCTTTAAAAGTGGGAACTCATATATAATGAATAGCACACAATTATTAAAAAAATTGAAATCCAGCAGTTCGCTGTAGCCAATTTGAATCCCCACTATGGATCTACGTCATAGCACCGCGATATCTCAGCATAGATTCCGCTAATGAGTAGCGGAATGACGAGTTTTACGCTTATCAAGTTGTAGGTAAATCCTATTTAATACGCTTTTTCTAGTACTCTACTTTTCTTCTTAAATGCATTGATCTTTTTTCTACCGTATTTAGTCTTTAACGTACTTAGCCTTTTAAAGACCTTTTTGCTATTACGTTTTTTAAATTGCACACTACAATCAAAATTTGGCTCTCCTTCTTTGTCTGCCAATGCAGGCAGTCTTCTCTTATCTTGAGGTGTAACAAAAGATAGCGCATGCCCTTCAGCTCCAGCACGTGCAGTTCTGCCTATACGATGAATATAGTCAGCTTGCGATTGTGGTGCATCATAGTTGATAACATGTTGAATGTGGGGAATATCAAGGCCGCGAGAAGCAACATCTGTTGCAACCATGATTTGATTGCGGCCACGACGAAAAGAATTAATGACCCTTTCGCGCTTGTGCTGCCTTAAATCACCATGAATTGCTAAAGCGCTATAGTCATCTTTGTGCAATCTGCTAGCTAGCTGATCCGCTCCTTGCTTTGTTTTGACAAAGATAATGATTGATCCTTCGCGCTGACATAGTTGTGTAACAAGCTTTTCATATTTTTCTGATTCTGATGCATAAACAATTTCTTGCTTAATTTTTACAGAAGTTGTAGTCTCACAATCAACAGAAATACGTTCTGGTCGATTAAGGTACTTCTCAGTAAGTTTAACTATATCACTAGGAAGAGTTGCAGAAAACATAAGAGTCTGCCGTATTTTTGGCAGATATTTCATGATCCCTTCAATTTGAATTCCAAAGCCCATATCAAACATACGATCCGTTTCATCAAGCACAAGAACGCTAACATTGCGAGTAATCAAAGGTTTACGCTCAATATGGTCTATAATACGACCAGGAGTACCTATTACAATTTGTGGTTTTTTCTGAAGCTGATTTAGCTGCCTAAAAATAGGCTCACCACCAATCAATAAAGCGACCCTTAGTGCAGAATTTTGAAATAAGAGTTTTCTTATCTCATTTGTTACCTGATGCGCAAGCTCCCTGGTTGGCACGATGACTAAAGCTGAACCAGTGTTAGGCTCATTCAGCAACTTAGCAACCAACGGAATAGCAAATGCCAAAGTTTTTCCAGTTCCCGTTTGAGCAGACCCGAGAATATCTTTACCTTGTAGCGCTAAGGGAATCGCTTGTATTTGAATCGGAGTTGGGACGAAAAGATTATTTTTATCTAGAGCTTGTGTAAGCGAAGCTGGGAGACCCATCTCATGAAAATTATTCACAATACGTTAACCCTATTAAAAGACTTCATAATAGATTAATCTTCCAATCTTAAGTTTATTGCAGATTTTTTATCTTCTCCATTTCTACCGCGCTCCTCTTTAACCTCATAACTCACCCTTTCTCCTTTTATCCCCTTCTCTTTATTCTCTCCTTTAAGTGTCTCAGGCCTTATTCCTGAACGTTCCAATGTGCTAATATGTACAAAAACGTCACCCCCTTTACCTTCTGGCTTGATGAAACCATAGCCTTTTTCGGCATTAAACCATTTTACATTACCAAATTCCATTTAAACAACTCCTAAATTATTAACTAACATTACTAATGTGATGAAAAACTTTGAAATTACGATTGAGAATGCTTTAAGCTTAGCTATTGAAACTAAACCTTTATACTCCATAGTCTATTCTTAACATTACATGACAATAATACACAATTGTTGTACTTAATGCAAATAAATTTTTTAATCGTTAAGCGAACCTGCAACCGTCATTTCGCTAACTTTAATCGTTGGTGAATTAAATTGCCCACAAAAAGTTAGATCATCTGCAACGACTAAATTGCTAAACATATCCTTCAAATTGCTAGCAATGGTAATCTCATGTATTGGATACGTTATTTTTCCATTTTCTATAAAAAATCCGGAAGCGCCTTGGCTGTAATCACCATTGATTAAATTAACACCAAAACCAAATAAATCAGTTACATATATTCCCTCTTTTACTTCCTGAATTAATTCTTCAAACGATACATTACCATTCTCAATGTAGAGGTTACTAGCTGCAGGAATAACTGCAGCATTACTTGCACGAGTTGCACTTCCGGTTGTTTCTGAGTCTAATTTTCTAGCCGAGTATAAGTCTAAAATCCAATTTTGTAATATTCCATTTTTTACAAATATATTTTTCTTGCTAGTTATCCCTTCTCCATCAAATGGTCTCGATGCTATGCCTCTTGGCAACAATGGATCATCGATAATGTTAATTCTATCATTGAAAATCTGAGCGTTTAAACTACCCCTCAAGAAAGAACTGTTGCTTATAATACTGCTCCCATTTATAGCAGAAGCGAAACTTTTTACTAGCCCTTTTGCTGCTCTTTTTTCAAAAATAACTGGAAATTTACCAGTTTTAATTGTACGTGAATTCAATTGATCAACTGCTCTTTTTGCTGCTTCTTTTCCTATTAACTCTGGCAACTTTAAATCACTAAAATTACATGCTATATCATAA encodes the following:
- a CDS encoding TldD/PmbA family protein, with product MNILNIAADITKLIKKQNQDAEVTIYETNKTSVSQRLSKIEQISQSKNCTVGIRAIAGKNKAAYISTNDLNNLSDTVSQVVEMAKNAPEDPCINFAVNGSNYISSADLSISDNNVVTVDNLKEIAEAAENSALAHKSITNSEGASSSYALVNTVLSTVSGFIGSFSKSTFANQVSVVAGRESEMKVGYDYDIACNFSDLKLPELIGKEAAKRAVDQLNSRTIKTGKFPVIFEKRAAKGLVKSFASAINGSSIISNSSFLRGSLNAQIFNDRINIIDDPLLPRGIASRPFDGEGITSKKNIFVKNGILQNWILDLYSARKLDSETTGSATRASNAAVIPAASNLYIENGNVSFEELIQEVKEGIYVTDLFGFGVNLINGDYSQGASGFFIENGKITYPIHEITIASNLKDMFSNLVVADDLTFCGQFNSPTIKVSEMTVAGSLND
- a CDS encoding class I fructose-bisphosphate aldolase → MSDKVKQVLSYYESENPGVKANLTRILMHGKLGGTGKLVILPVDQGFEHGPIKSFEVNPDAYDPHYHFQLAVDSGVSAYAAPLGMIEAGASTYAGMLPLILKLNSSNSLHSKNLTSDQAITSSVKDALRLGCLAVGFTIYPGSAKCFDMMEEAREIVAEAKSYGLAVVLWSYPRGEGISKEGETAVDVIAYAAHIAALLGANIIKVKLPTKYLEREKIETENIESLSKRIEYVKRSCFAGKRIVVFSGGESKSVNDICNEAKEIKQGGGNGSIIGRNTFQRKREEALSMLKDIMDIYT
- the rnc gene encoding ribonuclease III, which codes for MKSLNDTISKIIDYKFTNYAILEEALTHPSVNKRNSKNQIVSYERLEFLGDSVLNMVVSAILFKLFPEEKEGALAKRKTDLVCGNTIANVAKEIKLGSFIIMNNSERCNGGRCNLKNLENSLEALIGAIYIDGGLENVEKFITQYWEKLAKGMLDPPQDPKTSLQEWTQKNKLPLPEYELVKQTGPAHNPEFTISVCIEDYGKVSACASSKKIAEQKAAELMLEKIGKDASI
- a CDS encoding quinone-dependent dihydroorotate dehydrogenase, with translation MVKNKLKISKVFYKMILRNLLFLLPPEVAHSLAIMALKKIPYKNPIELPESLSVNFFGNKLRSPVGLAAGFDKNAEVIRPMLSFGFGFIETGTVTRNPQYGNKKPRIFRLIKDQGVINRLGFNNKGIDYFLKQIDETKLDDCIFGINIGKNSASKDQISDYVDLIKMVYGKSNYIVLNISSPNTPNLRNLHNKQELSELLKSITLTRKSIDNSAIILKISPDIDQQTKENIAELALEYKIDGLTVSNTTVSRDNLHSHHNESGGLSGKPLFKLSTELLGDMYKFTKGKILLIGCGGISSGADAYKKIKAGASLVQLYTALIYHGPQVVNKINLELAELIRRDGFSNISEVVGCIH
- a CDS encoding AAA family ATPase → MISKNLEASLNRALLIASNFNLKYAKVEHLLLALTKDVDVNYVLSRCNIRADEIINMDNILSRCNIKANDYNNNIKGFLQSSSELIISGVKPSSMFQCIIHRAIIRAHSLGKKEINGANVLVEILSGQDLYVEDLLQKQNAKDSNLIYHISNMKYSNDIDEYTTNHKVKLDKNNDAPTTVNKGELLKDEEILQSYCKNLNDYARSKKIDYVIGRDYELNRTIEILLRRRKNNPLYVGDPGVGKTTIVEGLVLKIIEGSVPSALRSSIIYALDLGSLLAGTRYRGDFEERIKSIIKAIEAKPGAILFIDEIHTIIGAGSTSGSFLDAGNLLKPALARGTLRCIGATTYREYSTSFEKDKALARRFQKINVKESSVNETIKILDGIKHYYEGYHGVYYTKNAIRSAAELSHKYITGRILPDKAVDVIDEAGAYCKLLRNRGKIVNSRDIKNTITRITNVPCGSESDDLQKVKSLKTNLEKVIFGQEQAIESLVNSIKIAKSGLRNYNKPLANYLFAGPTGVGKTELAKQLAESMGMNLIRFDMSEYIESHTISRMIGSPPGYVGYDQGGLLTESVSNNQYSVVLLDEIEKAHSDIYNILLQIMDYGCVTDTYGRKVNFSNIILIMTTNAGAVERSKSFVGFGHKNFNIGDSEKAIEQVFSPEFRNRLDAIISFSDLSTDVILHIVDKFVLELKKQLTQKGINCLVEDEVKSYLVQMGYSKEMGARPIERLIEKEIKSYLAEEILNRKLTKGKKLRIYMNKVENKIAFDIV
- a CDS encoding cold-shock protein, whose product is MEFGNVKWFNAEKGYGFIKPEGKGGDVFVHISTLERSGIRPETLKGENKEKGIKGERVSYEVKEERGRNGEDKKSAINLRLED
- a CDS encoding DEAD/DEAH box helicase, yielding MGLPASLTQALDKNNLFVPTPIQIQAIPLALQGKDILGSAQTGTGKTLAFAIPLVAKLLNEPNTGSALVIVPTRELAHQVTNEIRKLLFQNSALRVALLIGGEPIFRQLNQLQKKPQIVIGTPGRIIDHIERKPLITRNVSVLVLDETDRMFDMGFGIQIEGIMKYLPKIRQTLMFSATLPSDIVKLTEKYLNRPERISVDCETTTSVKIKQEIVYASESEKYEKLVTQLCQREGSIIIFVKTKQGADQLASRLHKDDYSALAIHGDLRQHKRERVINSFRRGRNQIMVATDVASRGLDIPHIQHVINYDAPQSQADYIHRIGRTARAGAEGHALSFVTPQDKRRLPALADKEGEPNFDCSVQFKKRNSKKVFKRLSTLKTKYGRKKINAFKKKSRVLEKAY
- a CDS encoding phospholipase D family protein, coding for MRLFHFLFLLMCFSLYYYAGFIFSPCPKATVCFSPGEDCAVPIISVIDQSKKSILVQEYTFTLGTVAKSLINAKERGVDVKVILDKSQLYSKYSVISELFSGGVPIWIDDKPKIAHNKIMIVDNQKVITGSFNLSKTAEKGNAENLLIITDYPELIQQYVKNWETRMSQSYKYAPN